In Aliiglaciecola sp. LCG003, a genomic segment contains:
- a CDS encoding LacI family DNA-binding transcriptional regulator produces MVTIKDVARVAGVSTATVSRVIHNGGQVGDACRARVKKVIQELKYSPNTNAQALVSKTNNTIGVVTPKLSMSFFGTLASGVEHTAREKGYKLLMANSLYETQSELDAINSLRNHNCQAIILHSEYSDEDTLVQLAKDIPGLVVVNRYIPAIANRCVWLDNQSGAKRATEYLLAHGHREFAVVTSIYQNRDPDIRLQTIKQTLEQHDLKLDKQAVAESTANIEGGEQAVKELLASGSKFTALMAYNDLMAIGAIHALFAAGLRVPEDVSVFGFDDLPVARACRPRLTTMRYPIEEMSAYAADLAIKLSDPKQTPSSQTHLFIPELVERDSVRDISRD; encoded by the coding sequence ATGGTCACCATAAAAGACGTCGCCCGAGTAGCCGGGGTTTCTACAGCTACGGTTTCCCGTGTTATACACAATGGTGGACAGGTGGGTGATGCTTGTCGTGCCCGGGTTAAAAAAGTCATTCAAGAGCTTAAATATAGCCCGAATACCAATGCTCAAGCATTAGTAAGTAAAACTAACAACACCATTGGCGTCGTAACACCAAAATTATCCATGTCATTCTTTGGTACTTTGGCCAGTGGCGTTGAGCATACCGCCAGAGAAAAGGGCTACAAGTTGCTAATGGCCAACTCACTGTATGAAACTCAATCTGAGCTGGATGCCATCAATTCGCTGCGTAACCACAACTGTCAGGCCATTATTCTGCATAGTGAATATTCCGATGAAGACACCCTAGTACAACTGGCAAAAGACATTCCTGGGTTAGTCGTAGTCAATCGCTATATTCCTGCCATTGCCAATCGTTGTGTGTGGCTAGATAATCAAAGTGGAGCAAAGCGGGCAACAGAATATTTGTTGGCCCATGGGCATAGAGAATTTGCAGTGGTAACCAGTATTTACCAAAATCGGGATCCGGACATTCGTCTGCAAACTATAAAACAAACCTTAGAGCAACATGATCTAAAACTGGATAAACAAGCTGTTGCAGAGTCAACGGCAAACATTGAAGGTGGCGAGCAGGCGGTAAAAGAATTGCTAGCCAGTGGCAGCAAGTTTACCGCACTGATGGCCTACAATGATTTAATGGCGATTGGCGCAATCCACGCTTTATTCGCCGCTGGGTTGCGGGTACCTGAAGATGTTTCGGTATTTGGCTTTGATGATTTACCCGTTGCTCGTGCGTGTCGCCCGCGCCTGACAACAATGCGCTATCCCATTGAGGAAATGTCAGCTTACGCAGCAGATTTGGCGATTAAACTCAGTGATCCCAAGCAAACACCTAGTAGTCAGACACATCTTTTCATTCCAGAGCTAGTCGAACGGGACTCAGTAAGGGATATTTCCAGGGATTGA
- a CDS encoding LysR family transcriptional regulator: MSRTNLLPKPVTEYDLRLLRIYKAVVENGGFSAAEAELGITRSTISVHMGSLESRMKLKLCVRGRGGFTLTEAGQTVYHACSELFESLNDFSLLVRSLNSELSGELVILCADQLDLAKQKRLANVIRQIHQHAPKLNLVLDGDSIQNIEKSLLKDKAHVGLFPNYKQVDGLEYSGVFSEPMYLCCAKEHPLFEIEDKQIDEQRLATYSAIHPGLDVDQAGRTQLHKLKLEARAYQFDTRKALILSGVYIGYLPLSHVEQEVAQGEIRLICAQSCHYDFTLSMANKKTPREQAKIALIKDAFTHF, encoded by the coding sequence ATGAGTCGTACAAACTTGCTACCAAAACCGGTGACTGAATATGATTTACGTTTATTGCGTATCTATAAGGCGGTGGTTGAAAATGGTGGATTCTCTGCGGCAGAAGCCGAACTAGGTATCACGCGCTCAACTATCAGTGTGCACATGGGCAGTCTTGAGAGTCGCATGAAGCTAAAATTGTGCGTGCGAGGCAGAGGCGGATTTACCCTTACCGAGGCAGGACAAACGGTCTATCACGCCTGTAGCGAATTGTTTGAATCATTAAACGATTTTTCTTTGTTAGTGCGGTCATTGAACAGTGAGCTCAGCGGTGAATTAGTCATCCTGTGTGCCGACCAACTGGATTTAGCCAAGCAAAAAAGGCTCGCTAATGTAATACGACAAATCCACCAGCATGCCCCCAAACTAAATTTGGTATTGGATGGTGATTCTATCCAAAATATCGAAAAATCCTTACTTAAAGACAAAGCCCATGTGGGACTATTTCCCAATTACAAGCAAGTTGATGGTTTAGAGTACAGCGGAGTTTTCAGTGAGCCGATGTATCTTTGCTGTGCCAAAGAACACCCATTGTTCGAAATCGAAGATAAGCAGATTGATGAACAACGCCTTGCTACTTACAGTGCCATTCACCCCGGTTTAGATGTTGACCAAGCCGGCCGAACCCAGTTACATAAATTGAAACTAGAGGCCAGAGCCTATCAGTTCGACACACGTAAAGCGCTCATCTTATCGGGTGTATACATTGGGTATTTGCCATTGAGTCACGTTGAACAAGAAGTAGCGCAAGGCGAGATCCGACTCATTTGCGCACAAAGCTGCCACTATGATTTCACACTTTCCATGGCAAATAAAAAAACGCCCCGTGAGCAGGCAAAAATAGCCTTGATTAAAGATGCCTTTACACATTTTTGA
- a CDS encoding NAD-dependent succinate-semialdehyde dehydrogenase, protein MQNLNDAKLLKTASYIDGCWVESDAQLSVCNPAGGDVLVDISDASPAQAEEAVLAASKALAAWSGKTAQQRSVLLRAWYDLMIKHQDDLARILTLEQGKPLAEAKGEIAYGASFIEWFAEEGKRIYGDVIPAPGIDKRILVIKQPVGVVSAITPWNFPNAMIARKAAAALAAGCTFVVRPATQTPLSALAMAELAARAGIPAGVFNVVVGSDANGLGKVLTEHPAVAKFTFTGSTAVGKKLIAQCASTVKKVSMELGGNAPFIVFEDADLNAAVQGALVSKYRNAGQTCVCTNRILVHQDIYPQFCEKYTQAVAELKLGSGLDQDTQIGPMISAKAAQDVDALVQQSIAQGAKLVLGGSYAKQGDNFYLPTVMTDVTNDMPIACNEIFGPVSPIIRFSDEQHAIKLANDTQYGLAAYFYSRDIGRIFRVAEALDYGMIGINEGLISNATAPFGGMKQSGNGREGSHYGLDDYLEIKYLCLGGMEQ, encoded by the coding sequence ATGCAAAATCTCAATGACGCTAAGTTATTAAAAACAGCCTCTTATATTGATGGATGCTGGGTCGAAAGTGATGCTCAGCTTTCAGTGTGTAATCCTGCTGGGGGCGATGTACTGGTTGATATCAGTGACGCCAGTCCAGCGCAGGCTGAAGAGGCAGTGCTGGCAGCCAGCAAAGCGTTGGCTGCGTGGTCAGGGAAAACTGCCCAGCAACGCTCGGTCTTGCTCAGAGCATGGTACGACTTGATGATAAAACATCAAGATGATTTAGCCCGAATTCTCACTCTTGAACAAGGCAAGCCGTTAGCGGAGGCCAAAGGTGAAATTGCTTATGGGGCGTCCTTCATTGAATGGTTTGCTGAGGAAGGTAAGCGTATTTATGGAGACGTTATTCCTGCACCTGGCATCGACAAACGTATTCTGGTTATCAAGCAGCCCGTTGGGGTCGTGAGTGCCATTACGCCGTGGAATTTTCCCAACGCAATGATTGCTCGTAAAGCGGCAGCTGCGCTGGCTGCGGGGTGTACCTTCGTTGTACGCCCCGCTACCCAAACCCCACTTTCAGCATTGGCAATGGCAGAGCTAGCCGCTCGTGCGGGTATTCCCGCAGGTGTATTTAACGTAGTGGTGGGGAGTGATGCCAATGGACTTGGCAAAGTGTTAACCGAGCATCCAGCGGTAGCAAAATTCACCTTTACTGGGTCGACGGCGGTAGGTAAAAAACTCATAGCACAATGTGCCAGTACGGTAAAAAAGGTCTCGATGGAGCTCGGTGGGAATGCGCCTTTTATTGTATTTGAGGATGCGGATTTAAATGCAGCGGTGCAGGGCGCGCTGGTATCAAAATACCGCAATGCTGGCCAGACCTGCGTGTGTACCAATCGAATTTTAGTACATCAGGACATCTATCCACAATTTTGTGAAAAATATACTCAAGCAGTCGCAGAGCTGAAATTAGGTAGTGGTCTGGATCAAGATACCCAGATTGGCCCTATGATTAGCGCGAAAGCTGCCCAAGACGTTGATGCTCTGGTGCAGCAATCTATTGCACAAGGTGCAAAGCTTGTACTGGGCGGCTCATACGCCAAGCAAGGTGATAACTTTTATTTACCCACAGTGATGACTGATGTGACCAATGATATGCCCATAGCGTGCAATGAAATATTTGGTCCAGTGTCACCTATCATTCGTTTTTCTGATGAGCAGCACGCCATCAAATTGGCCAATGACACTCAGTACGGACTTGCAGCTTACTTTTACAGTCGGGATATAGGCAGAATCTTTCGTGTTGCCGAAGCATTGGACTACGGCATGATCGGCATAAATGAGGGGCTGATTTCCAACGCAACGGCGCCCTTTGGTGGGATGAAACAATCTGGTAATGGTCGTGAAGGTTCACACTATGGCCTTGACGATTACTTGGAAATTAAATACCTGTGCTTGGGTGGAATGGAGCAATAA
- the gabT gene encoding 4-aminobutyrate--2-oxoglutarate transaminase: MNLDKQINQQGQTNQVLQQRKSAVMARGQGNVYPVFVSHAKNAEVWDVENNRYIDFASGIAVCNTGHSHPTVVEAVKQQMDKFSHSCVMVNPYEVAVSLAEKLVMLAPGESHKKALFVSTGAEAVENCIKIARAYTKRRGVIAFNGGFHGRTNMTMGLTGKIAPYKKDFGPFPADIFHVPFPNALRGISVADSLEALNILFKVDIAPQDIAAIIIEPVQGEGGFYQAPAEFMRALRALCDEHGIVLIADEIQTGFARTGKMFCCEYADVEPDLITMAKGIAGGLPLAAVVGKTHIMDAPLPGGLGGTYGGSPVACAAALAVLDVIENENLLQHSNQIGAEFAQRLGELQRNYPGFIADVRQVGAMIAIELISDGDINKPNALLTQGIIAKAADYGLILLACGFYGNVIRFLPPLTIQQDILAEGIAKFEQLFQDVIQLQQVKTE, translated from the coding sequence ATGAACTTAGATAAACAAATCAACCAGCAGGGGCAAACTAATCAGGTCTTGCAGCAACGTAAATCCGCCGTTATGGCAAGAGGTCAGGGCAATGTATATCCTGTGTTTGTCAGCCATGCAAAAAATGCCGAAGTGTGGGATGTAGAAAATAATCGCTACATAGATTTTGCTTCAGGTATTGCGGTGTGCAATACCGGTCATAGTCATCCCACGGTGGTTGAGGCGGTTAAGCAGCAAATGGATAAATTCAGCCATTCTTGCGTAATGGTTAATCCCTACGAGGTTGCTGTTTCCTTAGCCGAAAAACTCGTCATGTTAGCGCCGGGTGAGTCACATAAAAAAGCGCTTTTTGTCAGCACAGGTGCAGAAGCGGTGGAAAACTGTATTAAAATCGCACGAGCTTATACTAAGCGTCGCGGCGTCATTGCCTTTAACGGTGGCTTTCATGGCCGCACTAATATGACCATGGGGTTGACCGGTAAAATCGCGCCTTACAAGAAAGATTTTGGGCCTTTCCCGGCGGACATCTTTCATGTGCCTTTTCCTAATGCGCTGCGGGGTATCTCAGTTGCCGATTCGCTAGAAGCACTAAATATCCTGTTTAAGGTGGATATAGCCCCACAAGATATTGCCGCGATTATTATCGAGCCTGTTCAAGGTGAGGGCGGGTTTTACCAAGCTCCAGCGGAGTTTATGCGTGCCCTTAGAGCGTTGTGTGACGAACATGGCATAGTGCTGATTGCCGACGAAATTCAAACTGGATTTGCCCGTACCGGCAAGATGTTCTGTTGTGAGTATGCAGACGTTGAGCCGGATTTAATCACCATGGCCAAGGGTATAGCCGGTGGCCTGCCTTTGGCTGCAGTCGTTGGCAAAACCCATATTATGGATGCGCCATTACCCGGAGGCCTTGGTGGTACTTACGGCGGATCTCCAGTGGCGTGTGCCGCGGCATTAGCGGTGTTAGACGTAATTGAAAATGAAAATCTGCTGCAACACTCTAATCAAATAGGCGCTGAATTTGCCCAGCGATTGGGTGAGCTTCAACGCAACTATCCCGGTTTTATCGCTGATGTGCGTCAGGTTGGCGCAATGATAGCGATTGAGTTGATAAGTGATGGTGATATCAACAAACCCAATGCGCTGTTAACTCAGGGGATAATTGCTAAAGCTGCCGATTACGGCCTTATTTTGCTGGCCTGTGGTTTTTACGGTAATGTGATCCGTTTTTTACCCCCGCTGACCATACAGCAAGATATCCTGGCTGAGGGTATTGCTAAATTTGAACAACTCTTTCAGGATGTAATACAACTGCAACAGGTAAAAACAGAGTAA
- a CDS encoding PLP-dependent aminotransferase family protein — MLKRLIHIDTSLDESLQSQIRNKLVEGILVGSFALGSRLPSSRKLAEQLGVARNTVVLVYQTLQDEGYIISKERSGIYVNEKIHQGWVNDNELHMAYQPKASDNQHRFKGTLQVTNDTACPADWQKYSYPFIDGKFDVSLYPVKEWRDANQQANVTREINQWSQLQGLGDDPMLIEQIRTKVIPRRGIQASSDEILITVGTQQALHLISQLFVDDTVTVAVEEPGYPEVRDLLQYSGANLLYQPVDDNGMQVNEQLDRCDIVYTTPSHQTPTSVTMSMTRRHELLDKAKAQDLLIIEDDFEFESNFLRQPHPALRSLDSGNRVVYISCLSKVLASGIQIGFIVADSGVISELKKLRKMTMRNPPLNNQRAVAYFLSLGYYDAFMLHLHKVFFERWLTLREALNTYLPNCIDTGPIQGGTAYWITGPPQLDGENLREKAAELGILIEPVKRYFAQSKHPENCFRMGITSIPNHRIRDGVSKLADLIHQLTEEHEEKLGNASGKLLNDEALRKCLPGARLECQMVYGVPCTIDLLPDGSMSGHTGGIGSEIDTGHWWIENGMYWRQWKLWSYGEVKGFYVIMDGDQMKWFDQNYSFVRQLDLKGYPATLDQ; from the coding sequence ATGCTCAAACGACTGATCCACATAGATACTTCCTTAGATGAAAGTCTGCAAAGCCAGATCCGTAATAAGCTGGTGGAAGGCATTTTGGTTGGTTCTTTTGCCTTGGGCAGTCGTTTACCTTCGTCGCGTAAATTAGCTGAACAATTAGGAGTGGCACGTAACACAGTGGTGTTGGTATATCAGACGTTGCAAGACGAAGGCTACATCATTAGCAAGGAGCGCAGCGGCATCTATGTGAATGAAAAGATTCATCAAGGATGGGTGAATGATAATGAATTGCACATGGCTTACCAACCCAAGGCCAGTGACAATCAACATCGCTTCAAGGGTACATTGCAAGTCACTAATGACACTGCCTGTCCGGCTGACTGGCAGAAATATAGTTATCCTTTTATTGATGGCAAATTCGATGTCTCTTTATATCCGGTAAAAGAATGGCGTGATGCCAATCAACAGGCAAACGTAACCCGGGAAATAAACCAGTGGTCGCAATTGCAGGGGCTGGGTGATGACCCCATGCTGATTGAGCAAATTCGTACTAAGGTGATCCCCCGTCGAGGAATTCAAGCCAGCAGTGATGAGATACTGATCACCGTTGGCACCCAACAGGCTTTGCATCTCATCAGTCAGTTATTTGTCGATGATACGGTGACGGTGGCGGTGGAAGAGCCCGGCTACCCAGAAGTACGAGATTTATTGCAATACAGCGGTGCAAATTTGCTTTATCAACCGGTCGATGACAACGGTATGCAGGTCAATGAACAATTAGACCGATGCGATATCGTTTACACTACGCCCAGTCACCAGACCCCCACGAGTGTCACCATGTCGATGACGCGACGTCACGAGTTGTTGGATAAAGCCAAAGCCCAAGACTTGTTGATAATCGAAGATGACTTTGAATTTGAAAGTAATTTCTTACGCCAGCCCCATCCTGCACTGCGTAGTCTTGATTCAGGGAATCGGGTCGTTTACATATCGTGCTTATCGAAAGTGCTGGCATCAGGCATTCAAATTGGTTTTATCGTGGCCGACTCAGGGGTGATAAGCGAGCTGAAAAAACTGCGTAAAATGACCATGCGTAATCCGCCGTTAAATAATCAACGGGCAGTGGCCTACTTTCTATCTTTGGGCTACTACGATGCCTTTATGTTGCATTTGCATAAAGTGTTTTTTGAACGCTGGTTGACGCTGCGCGAGGCGCTAAATACCTATTTACCCAACTGTATCGATACGGGTCCTATTCAAGGCGGAACGGCCTATTGGATAACTGGCCCGCCGCAACTTGATGGTGAAAACTTGCGTGAAAAAGCCGCCGAGTTAGGCATTTTAATTGAGCCGGTAAAACGCTACTTCGCCCAAAGCAAACACCCAGAGAACTGTTTTCGAATGGGGATCACCAGTATTCCCAATCATCGAATTCGAGACGGGGTCAGCAAATTAGCTGATCTTATCCATCAGTTGACAGAAGAGCATGAAGAAAAACTGGGAAATGCCAGTGGTAAGCTTTTGAATGATGAAGCGCTACGTAAGTGCTTACCAGGCGCACGGCTAGAATGCCAAATGGTTTATGGCGTGCCTTGTACCATAGACTTACTCCCTGACGGCAGTATGTCAGGTCATACGGGTGGTATCGGTAGTGAAATAGATACCGGCCACTGGTGGATTGAGAACGGTATGTACTGGCGACAATGGAAATTATGGAGCTACGGCGAGGTGAAAGGATTTTATGTGATCATGGATGGCGATCAGATGAAATGGTTTGATCAAAATTACAGCTTCGTGCGTCAATTGGATTTAAAAGGTTATCCTGCGACACTGGACCAATAG
- a CDS encoding carbon-nitrogen hydrolase family protein: MSHFAIAGLQLASSYGNNLQSIAEEIENCKKRFPWLDMLVLGELNSFGPEKKYAEPMPGPTETFYCDLAKRLDIWLIPGSHYEQDGEQIFNTTSVINNQGQVVRRYRKIFPFCPYEKGVDSGTDIVVFDVPQGRIGVAICYDLWFPELARKMACEGAEVLIYPTMTGTIDRAIELNLAKATAAINQCYVIAINTAGELGNGQSIFVGPQGNAIYIAGDQQEVIPIEIDFAQVRRDRERGLHNLGQPLKSFRDNQHIIAGLDSNSPSEFLDTLGPLSVPDKDDNSK; the protein is encoded by the coding sequence ATGAGTCATTTTGCCATTGCTGGTTTACAACTGGCCTCTTCATACGGAAATAATCTGCAGTCTATCGCTGAAGAAATTGAAAACTGTAAAAAGCGCTTTCCCTGGTTAGATATGTTGGTGTTGGGCGAGCTAAATAGCTTTGGACCAGAGAAAAAATACGCAGAGCCCATGCCCGGTCCCACCGAAACCTTTTACTGCGATCTGGCCAAGCGGCTAGACATTTGGTTGATACCGGGTAGCCACTATGAACAAGATGGTGAGCAGATTTTTAATACTACCTCTGTGATCAATAACCAAGGGCAAGTAGTGCGTCGTTACCGTAAAATATTTCCGTTTTGTCCCTATGAAAAGGGCGTAGATAGCGGCACCGATATTGTGGTTTTCGATGTACCTCAAGGCCGCATAGGTGTGGCTATCTGTTACGATTTATGGTTCCCCGAGCTGGCCCGCAAGATGGCCTGTGAAGGAGCCGAAGTCCTTATCTATCCCACCATGACAGGCACTATTGATCGCGCCATTGAACTCAACTTAGCCAAAGCTACTGCGGCCATAAACCAATGTTATGTCATTGCTATTAATACCGCAGGTGAGCTTGGAAATGGCCAATCTATTTTTGTAGGTCCGCAGGGTAATGCAATCTATATTGCAGGGGATCAGCAAGAAGTCATACCGATTGAGATTGATTTTGCCCAGGTGCGTCGCGACCGCGAGCGGGGTTTACATAATCTGGGCCAGCCACTTAAGAGTTTCCGTGACAACCAGCACATAATTGCAGGTCTAGACAGTAACTCACCAAGCGAATTTTTAGACACACTGGGCCCTTTGAGCGTTCCTGACAAAGATGACAACTCAAAATAG
- a CDS encoding TonB-dependent receptor: MHSVKFKHHSIAKAIASALVLGAPVYQASAQEAGAQDDKIVERIEVTANRRTQSIQDVPYNISAMSGEELKNGKILDSTELLRSIPGATVVDRGYRNSGVISGVVIRGINVDSGAQGDVALSAVATVASYVDDTPLHANFILKDVEMVEVLRGPQGTLYGSGSLAGTVKYRMNKAETDEFYGSAGMSFGQTKGSEGNSLNMDVMVNVPISDNLAFRANIGRIDNDGIVDYTNVYQLDSANYAPAAQDNDLAAGGVSFRSVEDADTVDIDYGRVSLFWEATEDLRLNLSYQKQSDEIGGRRQVTRGTNWVKGTEQQYGEYQNGAVLLEPSERDVDLTALEAEWDLGFATLTSSTSKYNHSGDSVSDNTGFYAKQNWFADLYYGSPRPMALAERGYDEEAFVQELRLVSNETQNNIDWVIGAYYMDQDTVATQDSYMPGYQEWAGAAFPWWPTMADFGMVYTDNDFHYVRTENFKDKAIFGELTYHFSDDLRTKIGVRRFDNTFVNNTELLLPIWPFLGAEPSFETSESDTLFKFNMSYHIDKDTMVYGTVSEGYRRGGANAVPLNGSLAERPEWQQYDSDSAVNYEVGVKGYLDGNKHSYSLSAFRLDWSDPQLNTASTWGFFTVANGDSARTQGIELELQGYLSDNIHYVLGYANVNAELTADFIVPSSATAEAPTRVQALDGDRLPASPKHTLSLALDYTYEMSNDLYWVTQVNTYYQSDSLNYLGDSASLQTEIGGFSLWNMTSRVSSEVWDVTFYVKNIFNEDGVTGQLPEAYMGTDPAENFLGNSSKDYISLPRTVGVAFNYRF; this comes from the coding sequence ATGCATTCTGTGAAGTTCAAACACCATTCCATTGCCAAAGCTATCGCCAGTGCTCTGGTGCTAGGTGCACCTGTATATCAGGCTTCGGCGCAGGAAGCCGGCGCGCAAGATGATAAAATAGTCGAGCGCATTGAAGTAACGGCCAATAGACGTACTCAAAGCATCCAAGACGTACCCTACAACATATCGGCGATGTCGGGTGAAGAGCTGAAGAATGGTAAAATTCTCGACTCTACAGAGTTGCTGCGCAGTATTCCCGGCGCAACAGTGGTGGACCGAGGTTATCGTAATTCTGGTGTGATCAGCGGCGTCGTAATTCGCGGCATTAACGTAGATAGCGGCGCACAAGGCGATGTAGCCTTGTCAGCTGTTGCAACAGTCGCGTCTTATGTTGATGACACGCCTCTGCATGCTAATTTTATTCTAAAAGACGTTGAAATGGTTGAGGTTTTACGAGGACCACAAGGCACCTTGTATGGCTCTGGTTCATTGGCAGGTACGGTCAAATATCGTATGAATAAAGCCGAAACCGATGAGTTTTACGGCAGTGCAGGCATGTCCTTTGGACAAACCAAAGGCTCCGAAGGCAACAGCCTGAATATGGATGTTATGGTTAACGTTCCTATTAGCGATAATTTAGCCTTTAGAGCGAATATAGGCCGCATCGACAACGACGGCATTGTTGATTACACCAATGTGTATCAACTCGACAGTGCCAATTATGCACCCGCCGCGCAAGATAACGATCTGGCCGCAGGAGGTGTAAGTTTTCGCAGTGTTGAAGACGCCGATACCGTTGATATTGATTACGGACGTGTGTCGTTATTCTGGGAGGCAACTGAGGACCTGCGACTCAACCTTTCTTATCAAAAACAAAGTGATGAAATCGGCGGCCGTCGTCAAGTTACTCGCGGAACCAATTGGGTAAAGGGTACTGAACAGCAATATGGCGAGTACCAAAATGGTGCTGTGCTGCTGGAACCATCCGAGCGCGATGTTGACTTAACTGCGCTAGAAGCTGAGTGGGATTTGGGCTTTGCAACTCTTACCTCTAGCACTTCAAAGTACAATCATAGTGGCGATTCTGTCAGTGATAATACCGGCTTTTACGCCAAACAGAATTGGTTTGCGGACCTTTATTATGGCTCTCCTCGACCAATGGCACTGGCCGAACGTGGCTACGATGAAGAAGCTTTTGTACAAGAACTTCGCCTAGTATCGAATGAAACCCAAAACAACATTGATTGGGTTATCGGTGCTTACTACATGGATCAAGATACTGTTGCTACTCAGGACAGCTATATGCCGGGTTATCAGGAATGGGCTGGTGCAGCATTCCCGTGGTGGCCGACTATGGCCGATTTCGGCATGGTTTATACTGACAATGACTTTCATTATGTGCGCACCGAAAATTTCAAAGACAAGGCTATTTTTGGTGAGTTAACCTATCATTTCAGTGATGATCTGCGCACTAAAATTGGCGTGCGCCGATTTGATAATACCTTTGTCAACAATACCGAATTACTATTACCTATCTGGCCATTTTTAGGGGCAGAGCCAAGTTTTGAAACTTCAGAAAGTGACACCTTGTTTAAATTCAATATGTCTTATCATATAGATAAAGACACTATGGTTTACGGTACGGTTTCAGAGGGTTACCGACGAGGTGGGGCAAATGCAGTACCCCTCAACGGCAGCCTTGCAGAACGACCAGAGTGGCAACAATATGACTCTGATAGTGCGGTCAACTATGAAGTCGGGGTGAAAGGTTACTTGGATGGCAATAAACACAGTTATAGCCTATCAGCCTTCAGATTAGACTGGAGCGATCCACAATTGAACACCGCATCTACGTGGGGCTTTTTTACTGTCGCTAACGGAGATTCGGCCCGCACCCAAGGTATCGAGCTTGAGTTGCAAGGCTATTTGAGTGACAACATTCATTATGTGTTGGGTTATGCCAATGTTAACGCTGAATTAACGGCTGATTTCATTGTGCCGTCATCAGCTACGGCCGAAGCACCTACCCGAGTTCAGGCGCTAGACGGTGATAGATTACCGGCCTCTCCTAAGCATACTTTGAGTTTGGCCCTTGATTACACTTATGAGATGAGCAATGATTTATATTGGGTAACCCAAGTAAATACTTACTATCAGTCTGACTCACTCAATTACTTGGGTGATAGTGCTTCGTTGCAAACTGAAATTGGCGGTTTTTCATTGTGGAATATGACCTCCAGAGTCAGTAGCGAAGTGTGGGATGTGACCTTTTACGTTAAAAATATCTTTAATGAAGATGGTGTTACCGGCCAGTTGCCAGAAGCCTATATGGGAACCGACCCTGCAGAGAACTTCTTGGGCAACTCTTCAAAAGATTACATCAGCTTACCCAGAACGGTTGGCGTAGCGTTTAATTATCGTTTCTAG